The following coding sequences lie in one Candidatus Neptunochlamydia sp. REUL1 genomic window:
- the gshA gene encoding glutamate--cysteine ligase codes for MNLEFLKKNRKLLNAFHFGLERESLRIDSKGNISKYPHPKSFGSPLTHPYIHTDFGEQQLEWNTPPKTSFRSAQKFLENLMHFSLKKNPKELFWPFSMPPHLDEIQIAQYGSSHAGRKKEIYREGLRDRYGMNLQMISGIHFNFSFDFPFWEKLHRYEKSSLPIQAFINEKYLGIIRNFLREGWLLTYLFGASPAADPSYVDLPEDFRRVGEAFVGPHATSIRTSHLGYYSRVQNQLAISLNSLDEYIEEIQTAISTPKKEYLSIPSQLNNHILQIENEHYSKIRPKANSKDGESPLKALQNRGIEYIEVRAIDLDPYHPIGITTEQIDFLHCFLLYCMNKKAPLLSKQCQICFTCNQDKVALEGRKSGLILREKNEISLEKWSMKIFKSMEPIAKLLGKEKNLRLQKEKVKNASLTPSALIAESLNHSTYRQLGVKLAKIHKKTLLSNTLTSKQLKHFEKQVTDSQIENQKLETAASILVDGYEDLELSTQILIQKALEWNISVEVLDRTDQLLRLEKGGHIEYVKEATKTSKDPYIVAHLLENKQVTKEILKRKKLRVPEGKSYTSIDAAKIDLPHYLKRKSVIKPKSTNFGLGVFIIDPHDEKEAYRALKQGFSYGSSVLIEEFCPGDEYRFLIIDEKCIGVAKRIPSHVIGDGASTIQSLVRSKNHDPFYYRDPKTFLRLGPEEKKNLKQQKLTPKSILKKGRKIFLRHNSNVSTGGDAHDVTDQVHPEYSQIALQATQAIGAKICGVDMVISQPRKAPTLKSYAIIELNYNPVLYIHAYPFKGLRRDVATPLLHLLGYSK; via the coding sequence ATGAATCTTGAATTTCTAAAGAAGAATCGAAAACTCTTAAATGCGTTTCATTTTGGGCTGGAACGGGAATCTCTTCGCATAGATTCTAAGGGCAACATTTCAAAATACCCACACCCCAAATCCTTTGGTTCTCCGCTAACACACCCCTACATTCACACCGATTTCGGAGAACAACAGTTGGAGTGGAATACTCCCCCTAAAACCTCCTTTCGCAGTGCGCAGAAATTTTTAGAGAATCTTATGCATTTTTCTCTTAAAAAAAATCCAAAGGAACTCTTCTGGCCTTTTTCAATGCCCCCCCACCTAGACGAAATTCAAATTGCGCAATATGGTTCTTCCCATGCTGGAAGAAAAAAAGAAATTTATCGCGAAGGACTGAGAGATCGGTATGGAATGAACCTTCAAATGATCTCAGGAATTCACTTTAACTTCTCTTTTGACTTTCCCTTTTGGGAAAAACTTCATAGATATGAAAAGTCTTCTCTTCCCATTCAGGCGTTTATCAACGAAAAATATTTAGGAATAATTCGTAATTTTCTGCGTGAAGGATGGCTATTGACTTACCTCTTTGGAGCCTCGCCTGCAGCAGACCCCAGTTATGTAGACTTACCTGAGGACTTCCGAAGGGTTGGAGAGGCATTTGTTGGCCCTCACGCCACTTCTATTCGAACTAGCCATCTTGGGTATTATAGCCGAGTTCAAAACCAGCTAGCCATCTCTCTGAACTCCTTAGATGAATACATTGAGGAAATACAAACTGCGATCTCGACTCCAAAGAAGGAATATCTCTCAATCCCTTCACAACTAAATAACCATATTTTGCAAATCGAAAATGAGCATTATTCGAAGATCCGGCCTAAAGCAAATTCAAAAGACGGAGAATCCCCCCTAAAAGCATTGCAGAATCGAGGAATTGAATATATCGAAGTGCGGGCAATAGACCTTGATCCCTACCATCCCATTGGAATTACAACTGAGCAAATCGACTTTCTTCATTGCTTTCTTCTCTACTGCATGAACAAGAAAGCGCCTCTTCTTTCGAAGCAGTGTCAGATTTGCTTCACCTGCAACCAAGACAAGGTAGCGCTTGAAGGAAGAAAAAGTGGTTTGATTCTCCGCGAGAAAAATGAGATCTCTCTTGAAAAATGGAGCATGAAAATCTTCAAGTCTATGGAACCTATCGCTAAGCTTCTTGGAAAGGAAAAAAACCTTAGACTCCAAAAAGAGAAAGTAAAAAATGCTTCTCTAACACCTTCTGCACTTATTGCAGAAAGCTTGAATCACTCAACCTATCGACAACTTGGGGTAAAACTCGCTAAAATCCATAAAAAAACTCTTCTTTCAAACACTCTTACTTCAAAACAACTTAAACATTTCGAAAAACAAGTCACTGACTCCCAAATTGAAAATCAAAAACTTGAGACCGCAGCCTCTATTCTCGTTGATGGATATGAAGATCTTGAACTCTCAACCCAAATCCTGATCCAAAAAGCTCTAGAGTGGAACATTAGTGTCGAAGTCCTCGATCGCACGGACCAACTACTCCGTCTTGAAAAAGGGGGGCACATTGAATATGTGAAAGAAGCAACAAAAACCTCTAAAGATCCTTATATTGTTGCTCATCTTCTAGAAAACAAGCAGGTCACAAAAGAAATTCTTAAAAGAAAAAAATTGCGTGTTCCTGAAGGAAAGAGCTACACCTCCATTGATGCTGCAAAGATTGACCTACCCCACTATCTCAAAAGAAAGAGTGTGATCAAACCGAAATCGACCAACTTTGGCCTGGGGGTTTTTATTATCGATCCCCATGATGAGAAAGAGGCCTACCGCGCCCTTAAACAAGGGTTTTCTTACGGTTCGTCTGTATTAATTGAAGAATTTTGCCCCGGAGATGAGTACCGTTTTCTCATTATTGATGAAAAATGTATCGGAGTAGCAAAAAGAATTCCTTCCCATGTTATTGGAGATGGAGCATCAACGATTCAATCGTTGGTTCGTTCAAAAAATCATGATCCTTTCTATTATCGCGATCCCAAAACCTTTCTGCGCCTTGGGCCAGAAGAAAAAAAGAACCTTAAACAGCAAAAACTCACACCGAAGAGCATTCTTAAAAAAGGTAGAAAAATCTTTCTACGACACAATTCCAATGTTTCAACCGGGGGAGATGCGCATGATGTCACAGACCAAGTTCACCCTGAATACTCTCAAATCGCTCTTCAAGCAACCCAGGCAATCGGGGCAAAGATCTGTGGAGTGGATATGGTAATCTCGCAACCCAGAAAAGCCCCTACACTTAAGTCATACGCTATTATTGAACTCAACTACAATCCCGTTCTCTATATCCATGCTTACCCTTTCAAAGGCCTCCGACGCGATGTCGCTACCCCTCTCCTCCATCTTCTTGGCTACTCGAAGTAA
- a CDS encoding peptide ABC transporter substrate-binding protein, producing the protein MNFKSTSFLLILGLSLVSGCGKGDKEPRPRYLRLSLARPIKSLDPHIGTASPSVHVIKMLYEGLMVRSGSGELERGIAESYSVSEDKLTYIFYLKSTKWSNGEPVTAYDFEYSWKKAVCSQHYGALLFSPIKNAGLCNEGKLPSSELGVRALNDQTLEVLLEHPTPYFLELASCVNFSPINRKNKELTNGPFVLKIWNIGESLILEKNPNYWGASQIELLGVDIKIIEDQAVRHDFFKRGLIDWIGDPLAPLCSDAIEFGKLEDQVTSVPLNGMNLLVFNTEKYPFNNKNLRKALSFAISRKNISNHLFTKSKLPALGLIAEGENNYIKDGDHVSAQLLFNSALAELGLTKETFPEVILSYCPTLYQPSIMHMIQHDWEATLGIRVKLDPVDKGLLYNQMLKGDYQVGSMFWVSLIRDPIYTLDFFRPIHRKMNVSRWEDRSYLSMLKAIDHEVDLDRRSRILEEAEAYVMEEMPVIPICFGSALYMKQSTLANIGVSPFMDVNIKNVTLEKE; encoded by the coding sequence ATGAACTTCAAGTCAACTAGTTTCCTTTTGATTCTTGGGCTTTCCTTAGTCAGTGGGTGTGGAAAAGGAGACAAAGAGCCTCGCCCTCGCTATTTGCGTCTTAGTTTAGCTAGGCCTATTAAGTCCTTAGATCCCCACATTGGGACGGCAAGCCCTTCAGTTCATGTGATTAAAATGCTCTATGAAGGACTTATGGTTCGTTCTGGGAGTGGTGAGCTTGAAAGAGGAATTGCAGAGAGTTATTCTGTTTCGGAGGATAAGTTAACCTATATTTTTTATCTTAAATCAACAAAGTGGTCTAATGGGGAGCCTGTGACTGCCTATGATTTTGAGTATTCTTGGAAAAAAGCAGTTTGCTCTCAGCACTATGGAGCCCTTCTCTTTAGCCCAATCAAAAATGCTGGCCTTTGCAATGAGGGGAAGCTCCCCTCCTCAGAGCTTGGAGTTCGTGCTCTTAATGATCAGACGTTAGAGGTGCTTCTTGAACATCCTACTCCTTATTTTTTAGAACTTGCTTCTTGTGTCAACTTTTCGCCAATCAACAGGAAAAATAAAGAGTTAACGAATGGTCCTTTTGTTTTAAAAATATGGAATATCGGAGAATCTCTTATCCTTGAAAAAAACCCAAACTATTGGGGAGCTTCTCAGATTGAGCTTCTTGGGGTAGATATTAAAATTATTGAGGATCAAGCTGTAAGGCATGACTTTTTTAAGAGAGGATTGATTGATTGGATTGGAGATCCATTGGCTCCTTTATGCTCAGATGCCATAGAATTTGGAAAGTTAGAAGATCAAGTGACGAGTGTACCTTTAAATGGGATGAATCTTCTCGTTTTTAATACAGAGAAATACCCTTTCAATAACAAAAATCTAAGGAAGGCGCTATCTTTTGCTATTTCGAGAAAAAATATTTCAAATCATCTTTTTACGAAGAGTAAGCTTCCTGCTTTAGGACTAATTGCTGAAGGAGAAAACAATTATATCAAAGATGGGGATCACGTAAGCGCACAGCTCCTTTTTAATTCAGCTCTTGCGGAGCTTGGATTGACTAAGGAAACATTTCCAGAGGTTATTCTTAGCTACTGTCCCACCTTGTATCAACCATCTATTATGCATATGATTCAGCATGACTGGGAAGCGACTTTGGGGATTCGTGTAAAGCTAGATCCTGTTGACAAGGGACTTCTTTATAATCAGATGTTAAAAGGGGACTACCAGGTTGGAAGCATGTTTTGGGTTTCTCTAATTCGTGATCCTATATACACTCTAGACTTTTTTAGACCTATCCACCGAAAAATGAATGTTTCGAGGTGGGAAGATCGCTCATATCTTAGCATGTTAAAAGCAATCGATCATGAAGTTGATCTGGATAGGCGCAGTAGGATTTTAGAAGAGGCGGAGGCTTATGTCATGGAAGAGATGCCCGTGATTCCTATTTGTTTTGGCTCAGCGCTTTATATGAAACAATCAACTCTTGCAAATATAGGGGTTTCTCCCTTTATGGATGTGAATATTAAAAATGTAACCCTTGAGAAAGAATGA
- a CDS encoding peptide ABC transporter substrate-binding protein has translation MKKYLLVLLVISFLLSCNKKESKTNENRMVNLSIIAPIRSLDPRISNESPCTHVITMLFEGLMRLGPHGDILPGVAESVDISNDQCTYTFHLRDSLWSNGDPVTAYDFEYAWKKSVDPKTVQNGAVTFYAIKNVEACLTKKATIDDVGIQALDDYTLEVKLEHPAPYFLYLCASSTYSPIHKKFDMEDHQWASSVNPHFVCNGPFVITRWKKNVEIIVEKNPYFGDAELVAIPGIRIQVISDANTQSFLFDKGELDWFGQPFSSMPRDMIGDDKHKEQATTIDAYGLFWFFLNTEKPPFNNKNFRKAVAYALDRKSIAQHVFQLGEEPAMGILNKGISVQDAPYFEDCNIELAKEYFTKALEEMDLTVETLPAVRMSQRSCLFTSRVTQAVQEQLRKNLGLHVEIEHADWPVHFVRIQKGDYEIGEMPWHSWLKDPIYMLDTFRSRSLAINMSRWEHPLYKELLILADFETEPIQRKEYLHQAEEFLMEEMPIIPICYTKLYYLSNPHLKGVYLSPLKEIEFRYAYFE, from the coding sequence ATGAAAAAATATTTGTTAGTTCTCCTTGTGATTTCTTTTCTTCTCTCCTGCAATAAGAAAGAGAGTAAGACTAATGAAAACCGTATGGTTAATTTATCGATTATTGCACCTATTCGTTCCCTAGATCCTCGAATTTCTAATGAGTCGCCTTGTACTCATGTGATTACGATGCTTTTTGAAGGATTAATGCGATTAGGTCCGCATGGAGATATTCTTCCAGGTGTGGCAGAGTCAGTTGATATTTCAAACGATCAGTGCACTTATACCTTTCATTTAAGGGATTCTCTTTGGTCGAATGGAGATCCTGTTACAGCCTACGACTTTGAATATGCCTGGAAAAAATCTGTAGATCCAAAGACTGTGCAAAATGGAGCAGTTACATTCTATGCCATAAAAAATGTAGAAGCTTGTCTGACAAAAAAGGCTACAATTGACGATGTTGGGATCCAAGCTTTAGATGATTATACGCTTGAGGTGAAGTTGGAGCACCCAGCTCCTTATTTTCTATATCTTTGTGCAAGTTCTACGTATTCACCTATCCATAAGAAGTTTGATATGGAAGATCATCAGTGGGCGAGTAGTGTTAATCCCCATTTTGTTTGTAATGGCCCATTTGTTATCACAAGATGGAAAAAAAATGTTGAAATCATTGTCGAGAAAAACCCCTATTTTGGGGATGCAGAACTTGTTGCAATTCCTGGAATTCGGATTCAAGTGATTTCTGATGCAAACACTCAGAGCTTTCTATTCGACAAAGGGGAGTTAGACTGGTTTGGGCAGCCTTTCAGCTCTATGCCAAGAGATATGATTGGTGATGATAAACACAAAGAGCAAGCCACGACCATTGACGCATATGGTCTCTTTTGGTTCTTTTTGAATACTGAAAAGCCTCCGTTCAATAATAAGAATTTCCGTAAGGCAGTTGCTTATGCTTTAGATCGCAAATCTATTGCTCAGCATGTCTTTCAACTTGGTGAGGAACCTGCAATGGGAATTCTCAACAAGGGAATCTCTGTGCAAGATGCTCCTTATTTCGAAGACTGTAATATCGAGCTTGCAAAAGAGTATTTTACGAAAGCTCTTGAGGAGATGGACCTAACGGTAGAGACTCTTCCAGCAGTCCGAATGAGTCAAAGGAGCTGTCTCTTTACCTCTAGAGTGACCCAGGCTGTCCAAGAGCAGCTTAGGAAAAACCTAGGGCTTCATGTTGAAATTGAGCATGCAGATTGGCCGGTCCACTTTGTCCGTATTCAAAAAGGTGATTATGAGATAGGAGAGATGCCTTGGCACTCTTGGCTGAAGGATCCTATTTACATGCTTGATACCTTCCGAAGCCGGAGCTTAGCAATTAACATGAGTCGTTGGGAACATCCTCTTTATAAAGAGCTTCTTATACTTGCGGATTTTGAGACAGAGCCTATTCAGAGAAAAGAGTACTTGCATCAAGCTGAAGAATTCCTCATGGAAGAGATGCCCATTATTCCCATATGCTACACCAAACTATACTACCTAAGTAATCCTCACCTTAAAGGGGTGTATCTGTCTCCTCTTAAAGAAATCGAATTCCGCTACGCTTACTTCGAGTAG
- a CDS encoding SH2 domain-containing protein, translating to MITRMQSKRSRRTFLSSVSHLEKQVKDHLAWRGDISLTEAADLLKAEVPFTFILSSGFDKNHYILSFVSDRGVVKHKNVRILVYQGQICFMNGGSGGPRSFIDELVPSCLNCSTKVCKPLS from the coding sequence ATGATTACAAGAATGCAATCCAAAAGAAGCAGAAGAACTTTTCTATCATCTGTTTCACATTTAGAAAAGCAAGTTAAAGATCATCTAGCATGGAGAGGGGATATTTCTCTGACCGAAGCTGCAGATCTTCTGAAGGCTGAAGTGCCGTTTACTTTTATTCTATCAAGCGGTTTTGACAAGAATCATTATATCTTGTCGTTTGTTTCGGATAGAGGAGTTGTTAAACATAAGAATGTTCGAATTTTAGTGTATCAAGGACAGATTTGTTTCATGAATGGGGGCAGCGGGGGACCGCGCTCTTTTATCGATGAACTTGTTCCTTCTTGCCTGAATTGTTCAACTAAAGTTTGCAAACCACTTTCGTAA
- a CDS encoding peptide ABC transporter substrate-binding protein, which translates to MEIKALSKQKIERAEDLTIRPAFSFYSRSKNLLAHVKQIQEALVSVLPSPLPFYDRESLAKWVNSSLPYIIWSPFESPPDCVSIYFLIKPLSSIPSETFISEMIKRWLLPYQETIILSFEHMSFTFDHYPKETLFFGEAKVLIQNKKEATLLKENLPLLKKEIASSISAGRYAKSLLETKALPLDHKMNLIRESFIKLLHRYPDDLDEVIFERLAYMQVYSSKEFRMERSYSHLGRILLSFLSGRSQLAREINVFPEKRHMKIRFLATELSFPFGKKPVLGLSIGVNLFHKYEFFDEKHVLRAVQKFIPDIRIVPGSIYQSSHLNDPIISLYLELEKIDGSSITLEDRKQLKGQLEEELKKRIEHLVPSIFTVRNEEETMRNILMLSRELKSKDDIPQMMISFDQHSQEDLVFTVVLLRVKSEGTPPLQDLLKNADPLVRFVPDRIQNVSYIRKSHPIEANVFRLHMAKLPSFLRMDFSVNLYRAREEVVKFLSRHIGEIRDYNGGMMVKQGELLTQFKRLFQDISQRNQDLLENFFYSLNPIEAQATISLPSISLFFETFIQAVENEFPRDRSCLLERGEDENITVVVVRGNNPELLTLVEDALLDEIIQGRNLVSSSLTFEGSYYLGFLCNDPAKEKHEAFKAIVNQTLKKWKEDQDNLQILKVPYSNFVSLDPRIGGDQDSSVFVKLLFNGLMRIGRNGKPKYSVAEKFTVSDDKKTYVFKLRESYWSNGAPVVAFDFEYAWKKVLSPGFVTPFAYVFYPIKNGKKAKEGKVEIEEVGIEAIDERTLKVELENPAPYFIELTANILYSPVNHQVDQRHPNWSKQKNENFVCNGPFRQVEPSQGYFFNFIKNSKYLMKEDVKLDQILCIRTEMKHAIEMFRQKQLHCLGTNLLQLNHLQFKLEDENVTHYLSPKTFWQCFNVNHFPFNYKKIRRALSKAVSRKEIIETHPAKRVPAYTPLPYQLTLCQDADFLIKEDHQGAQVLFAEALKEIKMKIEDFPIIYISCVDQEKSSAVILKNQWEKTLGIKCEVEVSPWNQHFQKLNLRNYQVGSIYWTSWVNDPIYTLQSYKYGKERVNFTGWENKEFQSFLDASDRTIDIEKRKKYLFQAEKMVIEEAIVIPICYSVEHMIKDPDLELAHSSSHGTVDFSQAYFSHKVLN; encoded by the coding sequence ATGGAAATCAAAGCGCTATCAAAGCAAAAGATTGAAAGAGCGGAGGATCTAACGATCCGTCCAGCATTTTCCTTCTATAGCCGTTCCAAGAATCTTCTTGCACATGTGAAGCAGATTCAGGAGGCCCTTGTTTCCGTGCTTCCTAGCCCCCTGCCTTTTTATGATCGGGAGAGTTTGGCGAAGTGGGTTAATTCATCCCTTCCCTATATTATTTGGAGCCCTTTTGAATCACCTCCTGATTGTGTATCGATCTATTTCTTGATTAAGCCCCTCAGTTCTATTCCTTCAGAAACGTTCATCTCGGAAATGATCAAGAGATGGCTTCTCCCTTACCAAGAGACAATAATTCTATCCTTTGAACATATGTCGTTTACTTTTGACCACTACCCAAAGGAGACACTTTTTTTTGGTGAGGCTAAGGTTCTCATTCAAAATAAAAAAGAGGCCACCCTCTTGAAGGAAAACCTCCCTCTGCTGAAGAAGGAAATCGCTTCTTCTATCTCAGCCGGTCGGTATGCAAAATCTCTGCTGGAGACCAAGGCCCTTCCTCTCGACCACAAGATGAACCTTATTCGGGAATCTTTTATTAAGCTTCTCCATCGCTATCCTGATGACTTAGATGAAGTCATTTTTGAAAGATTGGCCTATATGCAGGTCTATTCTTCCAAAGAGTTTCGAATGGAGCGTTCATATTCTCACTTGGGAAGAATCCTCCTCAGCTTTTTATCAGGGCGCTCGCAATTGGCACGGGAAATTAATGTCTTTCCTGAAAAAAGGCATATGAAAATCCGGTTTCTAGCAACTGAACTCTCATTTCCATTTGGGAAGAAGCCTGTGTTAGGACTTTCAATTGGGGTGAATCTTTTTCATAAATATGAGTTTTTTGATGAAAAACATGTTCTTAGGGCTGTTCAAAAATTCATCCCAGATATTCGAATTGTTCCAGGGTCTATTTACCAATCAAGCCATTTGAATGATCCGATCATTTCTTTGTACCTGGAACTTGAGAAGATAGATGGTTCTTCTATAACTCTTGAGGACAGAAAGCAATTAAAAGGTCAGCTTGAAGAAGAGTTAAAAAAACGAATTGAGCACCTTGTTCCTTCTATTTTCACAGTGCGAAATGAAGAAGAAACAATGCGGAATATTTTGATGCTTTCAAGAGAACTTAAGTCGAAAGATGATATTCCTCAAATGATGATCTCATTTGATCAGCATTCTCAAGAGGACTTGGTCTTTACAGTGGTTCTGCTTCGAGTAAAATCCGAAGGAACCCCTCCTCTTCAAGATCTGTTAAAAAATGCTGATCCCCTTGTTCGCTTTGTTCCTGATAGGATTCAGAATGTGAGTTATATCAGGAAGAGTCATCCTATTGAAGCGAACGTCTTTCGATTGCACATGGCAAAGCTTCCCTCATTTCTGCGGATGGATTTTTCTGTAAACCTCTACCGAGCTCGAGAAGAAGTTGTCAAGTTCCTAAGTAGGCATATCGGAGAAATTCGAGACTATAACGGAGGGATGATGGTGAAACAAGGAGAACTTCTCACCCAATTTAAACGTCTTTTTCAAGATATCTCGCAACGGAATCAAGATCTTCTTGAGAACTTCTTCTATTCATTGAACCCTATTGAAGCCCAAGCAACAATATCACTTCCCTCGATAAGTTTATTCTTTGAGACATTTATTCAAGCTGTTGAGAATGAATTTCCAAGAGATCGTTCCTGCCTTCTTGAAAGGGGTGAAGATGAAAACATTACCGTCGTTGTTGTTCGAGGGAATAATCCTGAACTTTTGACGCTTGTTGAAGACGCATTATTGGATGAGATTATTCAAGGACGGAACCTTGTTTCTTCGTCGCTCACATTTGAGGGGAGTTATTATTTAGGTTTTCTCTGCAATGATCCCGCCAAAGAAAAGCATGAGGCTTTTAAAGCGATTGTCAACCAAACCCTTAAGAAATGGAAGGAAGACCAAGACAATCTTCAAATTCTAAAAGTTCCGTATTCAAATTTTGTTTCCTTGGACCCTCGAATCGGAGGAGATCAAGATTCCTCTGTTTTTGTTAAATTACTGTTCAATGGGCTTATGCGAATTGGTCGAAATGGTAAGCCTAAGTATTCTGTTGCTGAGAAGTTTACTGTTTCAGATGATAAGAAAACGTATGTTTTTAAACTCCGCGAGTCCTATTGGTCAAACGGAGCTCCTGTTGTTGCATTTGACTTTGAATATGCTTGGAAAAAGGTTCTTTCACCCGGGTTTGTGACCCCCTTTGCCTATGTCTTTTACCCTATAAAAAATGGGAAGAAGGCTAAGGAAGGAAAGGTAGAGATTGAAGAAGTGGGAATCGAGGCTATAGATGAACGTACACTGAAGGTTGAGTTAGAGAACCCTGCGCCTTATTTTATCGAACTTACAGCAAATATATTGTATTCTCCTGTGAATCACCAGGTTGATCAGAGGCATCCAAACTGGTCAAAGCAGAAAAATGAAAACTTTGTTTGCAATGGCCCTTTTAGACAGGTTGAACCAAGCCAAGGGTATTTCTTCAACTTCATTAAGAACTCTAAATATCTTATGAAGGAAGATGTCAAGTTAGATCAGATACTGTGCATTCGAACAGAAATGAAGCATGCAATTGAAATGTTTCGTCAAAAACAGTTGCATTGTCTAGGGACTAATTTATTACAATTGAATCATTTGCAGTTCAAGCTTGAAGACGAAAATGTTACCCATTACCTCTCTCCGAAAACTTTTTGGCAGTGTTTTAATGTGAATCACTTTCCTTTCAACTACAAAAAAATCCGCAGAGCACTTTCTAAAGCTGTGTCTAGGAAGGAAATCATAGAGACACATCCTGCAAAGAGAGTTCCAGCGTATACGCCATTGCCTTACCAGCTAACGCTTTGCCAAGACGCTGATTTCTTGATCAAGGAAGATCATCAAGGCGCACAGGTCCTTTTTGCAGAAGCTTTGAAAGAAATTAAAATGAAAATTGAGGATTTTCCAATCATATATATTTCTTGTGTTGATCAGGAAAAAAGTAGTGCGGTGATCCTCAAGAATCAGTGGGAAAAAACTTTAGGAATAAAATGCGAAGTTGAAGTTTCCCCTTGGAACCAGCATTTTCAGAAATTGAACTTGAGAAATTACCAAGTGGGTTCAATCTATTGGACTTCATGGGTGAATGATCCGATTTATACTTTGCAGTCGTACAAGTATGGAAAGGAACGTGTCAATTTCACTGGATGGGAAAACAAGGAGTTTCAAAGTTTTCTCGATGCTTCAGATCGTACAATTGATATTGAAAAGAGAAAAAAGTATCTCTTCCAAGCTGAGAAAATGGTTATCGAAGAAGCAATAGTGATTCCTATCTGTTATAGCGTTGAGCATATGATTAAGGACCCTGATTTGGAGCTAGCGCATTCCAGTTCGCATGGAACAGTTGACTTTTCTCAAGCATATTTTTCCCATAAAGTATTGAATTAA
- a CDS encoding MATE family efflux transporter produces the protein MASVEANSPPSNQLTKHPMASLRELFALAFPLILTTFSASLLNLIDRFMLSYFSQDAWKACCSAMNLLYLPQLGLIIIASISQAFVGHYKGAKKGKMIGPFIWQMIYFSLSTILIIYPLFVLANFYLKGIEVESSAKSYFHILASANFLYPLGATLASFYMGRGKNSVVLFTNLAIQLLNMLLDYILIFGVGGLIPSFGVQGAAIATVLSQGTYCLILFLLFKQRKYAIPFSTNQWKFNPSLFWEGLKTGIPRSFGRSLAVGAWTLATYFVIQKGGDYLLVHSFGLTVFVILSFINEGMGQALLTFNSHTLASNSSHLFRKNLCSAIYFIIAMATVLAIPLLIFRETIILLFVKDPVSPQSLQLLKECCIWVWVAIIGGGINRIGASMVTAARDTVFYAWCMTIQWITLCIPIFIGIQNLGMSPSKFFLIEGLNSALIGIIFIFRFFKEPYRRLGPQLIRIKLFN, from the coding sequence ATGGCCTCTGTTGAAGCGAACAGCCCCCCATCCAATCAGCTCACGAAGCACCCTATGGCAAGTCTACGTGAGCTCTTTGCGCTAGCATTTCCCCTTATTCTAACAACATTTTCAGCTAGTCTACTTAACCTCATAGATCGCTTCATGCTCTCTTACTTCTCCCAAGACGCATGGAAGGCTTGCTGCTCGGCGATGAACCTTCTCTACCTACCCCAACTGGGCCTTATTATTATTGCCTCCATTTCCCAAGCCTTTGTGGGGCACTACAAGGGTGCAAAAAAAGGAAAAATGATTGGGCCCTTTATCTGGCAGATGATTTATTTTTCTTTGTCCACGATATTAATTATTTACCCCTTGTTTGTACTAGCTAATTTCTATCTAAAGGGAATAGAAGTTGAGAGCTCTGCTAAAAGCTACTTCCACATTCTTGCCTCAGCAAATTTTCTTTATCCTCTGGGCGCAACACTTGCATCCTTTTATATGGGCCGAGGAAAAAATAGTGTTGTCCTTTTTACAAACTTGGCAATTCAACTTTTAAATATGCTCCTTGATTACATTCTTATCTTTGGAGTTGGCGGCCTAATCCCCTCTTTTGGCGTTCAAGGAGCAGCAATTGCCACAGTCCTATCCCAGGGAACATACTGCCTGATTTTATTCCTTCTGTTTAAACAACGAAAATATGCCATTCCATTTTCCACAAACCAATGGAAATTTAACCCTTCTCTGTTTTGGGAAGGATTAAAGACTGGAATACCCAGATCTTTTGGAAGATCTCTTGCCGTAGGTGCTTGGACCCTTGCAACTTACTTCGTGATCCAAAAAGGGGGCGACTATTTACTGGTCCATTCATTTGGCCTCACCGTATTCGTCATCCTAAGCTTCATAAACGAAGGGATGGGCCAAGCACTTCTGACTTTCAATTCACATACACTCGCCAGTAATTCTTCCCACCTTTTCAGAAAAAATCTTTGTTCTGCAATATATTTCATTATCGCTATGGCCACAGTCCTGGCTATTCCCCTTTTGATTTTCAGGGAAACAATAATTCTTCTCTTTGTTAAAGATCCAGTTTCGCCTCAATCCCTACAGTTGCTAAAAGAATGTTGTATCTGGGTCTGGGTTGCCATTATTGGAGGCGGAATCAACCGCATTGGAGCCAGCATGGTCACTGCAGCTCGTGATACCGTATTTTATGCGTGGTGTATGACCATTCAATGGATAACCCTCTGTATCCCCATCTTTATTGGAATACAAAACTTAGGAATGTCTCCCTCAAAGTTCTTCTTGATTGAAGGCCTCAATTCAGCTTTAATTGGAATTATATTTATCTTTCGCTTCTTCAAAGAACCCTACAGACGACTGGGCCCTCAGTTAATCCGCATCAAACTCTTTAACTAA